The Algoriphagus sp. TR-M9 genome has a window encoding:
- a CDS encoding ThuA domain-containing protein — protein MNLKRTLFTLALIFSIAVVAPAQQFKALVFTKTAGFRHQSIPNAVTAMKKMGEKQVFSVYTSEDPRVLEEESLMKYDVLILISTTGTIFDENTRASLQKFVQSGKGVVGVHAAADSEYEWPWYNKMMGGYFLAHPAQQTLRLEVVDQDHPSTWHLPKNWMWTDELYEYKDLNPNLNVLLNADESTYKVAKGNGENHPMAWYHEFEGGRVFYTALGHVDSAWEDDVFLKHLYGGIWYAATGHPFKQ, from the coding sequence ATGAACTTAAAACGTACTCTTTTCACGCTGGCGCTGATTTTCAGCATCGCTGTAGTAGCCCCAGCACAGCAATTCAAAGCTTTAGTTTTTACTAAAACAGCAGGATTCCGCCATCAATCCATCCCAAATGCAGTCACCGCCATGAAGAAAATGGGGGAGAAGCAGGTCTTTAGCGTGTACACCTCCGAAGATCCTAGGGTTTTGGAAGAAGAAAGCCTCATGAAATACGATGTATTGATTTTGATCAGTACTACAGGAACTATTTTTGATGAAAACACCCGCGCTTCCTTGCAGAAGTTTGTTCAGAGCGGAAAAGGTGTGGTAGGCGTACATGCTGCGGCTGATTCAGAGTATGAATGGCCATGGTACAACAAAATGATGGGCGGATATTTCCTAGCTCATCCGGCTCAGCAGACTTTGCGCTTGGAAGTGGTGGACCAGGATCATCCTTCGACTTGGCATCTCCCAAAAAACTGGATGTGGACAGATGAACTGTATGAGTACAAAGACCTCAATCCAAACTTGAATGTATTGCTAAATGCAGATGAAAGCACCTATAAGGTCGCAAAAGGAAACGGTGAAAACCATCCTATGGCTTGGTATCATGAGTTCGAGGGCGGCAGGGTTTTCTACACTGCATTGGGTCATGTGGACTCCGCTTGGGAGGACGATGTATTTCTAAAGCACCTGTACGGTGGCATCTGGTACGCTGCTACTGGACATCCATTTAAGCAGTAG
- a CDS encoding SDR family NAD(P)-dependent oxidoreductase, translating to MKNKIALITGATSGIGKAAAITLAKIGFDIIATGRRGNRLEELKQELPATIEFLPLVFDVRDREKVAEILENLPEQWKNIDVLINNAGNAHGMDPVQSADLDDWDAMMDINVKGLLYVSKAIIPGMTARKSGMIINIGSIAAKEVYPNGSVYCGSKHAVDAITKGMRIDLNPFGVRVVAIHPGLVETEFSLVRFKGDDKRADTVYQGMEPLVAQDIADIVEFAVTRPSHVTIADVVVLPTAQASATLVKRDT from the coding sequence ATGAAAAACAAAATTGCCCTAATCACCGGAGCAACTTCAGGAATCGGCAAAGCGGCTGCGATTACCCTTGCTAAAATAGGCTTCGACATCATAGCAACTGGTAGGCGTGGAAATCGGCTAGAAGAGCTGAAACAGGAATTGCCAGCAACTATTGAGTTTTTACCCTTAGTTTTTGATGTGCGTGACCGTGAAAAAGTAGCGGAGATTCTGGAAAATCTACCCGAGCAATGGAAAAACATAGATGTGCTGATCAATAACGCAGGAAATGCCCACGGGATGGATCCGGTGCAGTCTGCGGATCTGGATGATTGGGATGCCATGATGGATATCAATGTAAAAGGACTGCTTTACGTGTCCAAAGCTATTATTCCAGGTATGACAGCGCGAAAGTCAGGTATGATTATCAATATAGGGTCTATCGCTGCCAAGGAGGTCTATCCAAACGGTAGCGTGTATTGCGGAAGCAAACATGCCGTTGACGCTATTACCAAAGGAATGCGTATAGACCTTAACCCATTTGGGGTTCGCGTAGTCGCTATACACCCTGGATTGGTAGAAACTGAATTTTCTCTGGTCCGCTTCAAAGGAGATGACAAACGAGCCGATACGGTTTATCAAGGCATGGAACCATTGGTCGCTCAGGATATTGCGGATATCGTGGAGTTTGCCGTAACTAGACCTTCCCATGTGACAATAGCCGATGTGGTGGTTTTGCCCACCGCACAGGCTTCTGCCACCCTAGTAAAACGAGACACTTGA
- a CDS encoding M15 family metallopeptidase, whose protein sequence is MSVNKIYIPLLIILAGCGTAQKSDQEIFSEQQREVLDPVKDVELELEIPELEKQLIAQGLVDVAEVIPGILVDLKYSTTDNFFGQDVYGELTKAYLQPEVAERLLKAQKMLKKEYPNYTLLVYDGVRPASVQQILWDNLDKPDSLKPLYVADPKVGSLHNFGVAVDLTIFDMQADSTLDMGTGYDYFGYPAYPDREDQMLAEGKLNPAQIDNRELLRKVMTSNGFAGIGSEWWHFNAFSRKEAGEKFKIVK, encoded by the coding sequence TTGAGCGTGAACAAAATCTATATCCCACTATTAATTATTTTGGCTGGCTGCGGTACGGCGCAGAAAAGCGATCAAGAGATTTTCTCAGAGCAGCAGCGTGAAGTACTGGATCCTGTAAAAGACGTAGAATTGGAATTGGAAATACCAGAATTGGAGAAGCAGCTTATCGCGCAGGGATTGGTAGATGTAGCGGAGGTGATACCGGGTATTTTGGTGGATCTGAAGTATTCCACCACTGATAATTTCTTCGGCCAAGATGTGTATGGGGAGCTGACCAAAGCTTATCTTCAGCCCGAGGTAGCTGAGCGTCTGCTCAAAGCCCAGAAAATGCTGAAAAAGGAGTATCCCAATTACACCTTATTGGTTTACGATGGAGTAAGACCAGCTAGTGTGCAGCAGATCCTCTGGGATAATCTGGATAAGCCGGATAGCTTAAAACCACTTTATGTGGCAGATCCTAAGGTTGGAAGTTTACATAATTTTGGTGTAGCGGTAGATTTGACCATTTTCGACATGCAGGCAGATTCCACTTTAGATATGGGGACAGGGTACGATTACTTTGGCTATCCTGCCTATCCGGACCGTGAGGATCAAATGCTGGCGGAAGGGAAGCTTAATCCAGCGCAAATAGACAACCGGGAGTTGTTGCGAAAAGTAATGACTTCCAATGGCTTTGCAGGAATAGGCTCAGAATGGTGGCATTTCAATGCATTTTCCCGCAAGGAAGCAGGTGAAAAATTTAAAATAGTCAAGTGA